The window GCGGCCACGCCGCAGGGAGCCGTCGAACGTTTCCTCGACGGCGGCGAGGTCGTGGCGGACATCTGAAACGGGAGGGAGCGGGAAGATGAGGAAAGATGCGATGAGCGAAGCCGTCCGACGACCGACACCGCGCCCCACCTACGACCACCCCACCGTCATCCGGCAGCAGGACGCGGTGCGCCATCTGTGGGGCGACCCGAACGGTTCGGGCCATGTCAGCGACCAGGTGTACGTGTCCTCAGCGGACCTGCATGTACTGCAGTTCACGCTCACCCCGCGCGGACGGTATGTGCACTCGGCGATGAACCCCACCGTGTTCGGCGCCGACGTGGCGTACGTCGTGCTCGAGGGGGAACTCGTCCTGATCGATCCGGAGCACGGCGAGGTTCGTCCGCTCACGGCGGGGGACGTCGGATTCTTCCGCCGCGACACCTGGAACCACGCGGTGAACCCCCGCCACGAGCCCGTACGCGTACTGGAGTTCTTCTCCCCGCCGCCGTCACGCAACACCGCTTCGCCCTATGCGCGCAGCAAGCCGCTCCTGGCGGAAACGCACTATCGCGACGCCCGTTGGGACAGGCGGTGGCCGGCCGCGCAGGCCGAGCGGGACGCTGCCGCCCGTCTTCACGTCGTACGCGACGAGGACCAGTTGCACTGGCTTCCCGAGGAGGACGGCGGCCATCTGGCGGGGACTGCGGTCGACACCGAGTATCTGACCGTCACGCGCGGGCGGCTCTCACCCGGGCACACGGGAGAGGTGCACACCACGCTCGACGAGACCGTGCTGTACGTCACGGACGGCACGCTGTATGTCCATCTTCCCGCGCACGACGGCCCGGCATGGCATCGCGTCGAACCGGACGACGCCGCCTACCTGCCGAAGGGGACCGCGTACCGGCTGGTGGACGTCGACGGCAGCGGGGCCCGCTACTGGGCGGGCGCCGGGCGCGTACCGGAGGGATGGCAGCCGTGAGCACGCTGCTGACCGGCTCCGAGGCCGAAGGCGCGCGCGTGGTGGTGGCCCTCGACATCGGGGGCACCACGCTCGTCTCCGGTCTGGTGACCGCCGACGGCACCGTGCTGCACTCGGCCGCACGCCCTGCCGTGCGGGACGGAAGGCGGGATCCGGATCTCGTCGGCACCGTCACCGTGGCGCGGGAGATGACCGAGGCGGCCGCAGCCATCCGCGCGCAAGTGGTCGGCATCGGTGCCGGTTTTCCCGAATATGTGGATGCGACAGGGAAGTTGACCAGTCGCGAGGTCCTCGACCGGGCCGTCCAGCCCGCAGACCTGCTCGACCCGCTGATACCCGGACGGCCGGTGGTCGTGGAGTCGGACGTGCGCTGTGGGGCACTGGCCGAGGCCCGGTTCGGCCGCGGCCGCGGGCTCGGCTCGTTCCTGTACGTCTCCCTGGGCACCGGACTGTCCGCCGCATTCACACAGGGCGGACGGGTGTGGGAGGGGCATCGCGGGGAGGCGGTGGCATTGGGCAACTGGGAAGTGCCCGCGTCCGTCGACCCGGAATTCTCCGCTGCCGTACGCGACGGTCGTACGCCGAACCTCGAGGAGTACGTTTCCGGCGCCGGCATCGCCGCCCGGTACGCGGCGGCCACCGGAGCCGACGTCACCGAGGCCCGCCAGGTCGTGCTGCGGGCCGCGGCCGGTGACGGCGCGGCGGCCGCGCTGCTCACCACGGCAGGCAGGGCCCTGGGCGCCGCACTGGGGTGGGCGGTGTCGCTGCTCGACCCCGAGGCGATCGTCATCGGCGGCGGACTCGGCACCGCCGGAGGGCTGCTCCACGAGGCGGCGTGGGACACCTACGCCGAGCGCTCCCCGCGCCCGGGCCGGCCCCCGATGCGCTACGCCGAGCTCGGCGAGCGGTCCGGGCTCCTCGGCGCAGCGCTGGGCGTGTGGGACCATCCGGCCGTGAACGGTAGCGCCCGGTGCGCCTCCCGCTCCCGGCCGCTCGCCCCGCACCGGACCCCGTGACCGTACGCGCCGCACGGGACGCCGTGACCGTGCGCGCCACATCCTCCACGACTTGGTGGCGCGCACGGCCGACAAACCCGTCACGTCCGCCCGTTCAGGTGCGTGATCTCACCCGTCCCAGCCCCCCTTCCCCCGTGCGGCGTCCGCCCCTAGGCTGAGCGCGCTTTCGGGCAGGTCAAACGGCTTGCCGGATGCGCAGGTCAAGGGATGCAGGAGAGGCAAGGCAGCACCATGAGTACTCCGACGGTGTACGACGTCGCCGAGCAGTCCGGCGTCTCCATCGCGACGGTGTCGCGCGTGTACCGCAATCCCGACTCCGTACGCGCCTCCACCCGGGAACGAGTGCTGGCCGCCGGTCGCGAGCTGGGATACGTGCCCAGCGGTAGCGCTCGGGGACTGGCCAGCCGTACGACGGGAGTCCTCGGCCTCTACTTCCCCGACATCCACGACGCCGTCGCGGAGAGCGTCCCGACGGTGGACGACACCGAGCTGATGCTCTATTCCGACCAGGTGATCCGTGGCATGGAACGCGCCGCCCGGCAGCACGGCTACGCGCTCCTGATCGCCGCGGCGCACGCGGAACGCGCGAGTGAGCAACTCGCCGAGGTCGCGGGGCGGGTGGACGGGCTCGCCCTGCTGGCCCAGACCGGGATAGCGAGCGAGGACCTGGAGGTCATTTCGAGACGGCTGCCCGTCGTCATGCTCGCCGGGGACCGGGACGCCGACCACGACCACATCGAAGTGGCCAACTTCGACGGGCAGTTGGAGCTCACCCGACATCTGATCGCCGACCATCGCCTGCGCAGACTGGCTTTCATCGGCGGCCCGGCGGACTCCCCCGACGGCGAGGCGCGCTTCCGCGGATTCCAGGCGGCCCACCTCGAGGCGGGGCTACCGCTTCCGCAACAGCCCGATGCGCGGGGCGATCTGACCCAGGATGCCGGCCGCCGTGCCGTCGAGGGGCTCCTCGACCTACCGGGGCAACGCCCCCAGGGGCTGGTGCTCGCCAATGACCAGATGGCTGTGGGTGCGCTGCATGCGCTGGCGTCGCACGGCATCGGCGTGCCGGGCGACATGACCGTGACCGGCTTCGACGGGATCCCGCTGAGCCGCGTGGTGCGGCCCGCGCTGACGACCGTACGACAGCCGATGGGCCGGCTCGGACAGGAAGCGGTCGAGCTGCTCGTCGCCAGGATCGCGGACCGTCAACGGGTCTCCGTAGCACGGGTGTTGCCGGTGACGCTGATGCGGCGGGCCAGTTGCGGCTGCGCGACGCAGTGAGCGCCGCAGCCGGCCGCACAGCGAGCGGTGCAGAACACCCTTGCAGCACACGGAATTCCGCACGTTTACGAAAGTGTTACCGACGCGCCCCTTGAGGCCACCCGAGGCATGCTGCAGGGTCATCCGTGCGCCAATCTGTAAGCGCATACATGAAGCGCATACATGAAACGCACACATGCACTCGAGGAGGAGTCACATGTCACGCATCGCCAAGTCCGTCGGCCTGGCCATGACAGTGGTCTCGGCCATCGGTCTGACCGCCTGCGGCAGCAGCGGCGGCAACGGGGTCGCGGCCGACGCCAAGCAGACCGTCACCGTTTGGGCCATGGGCGAGGAAGGTGCGCGACTCCAGTCCGTCACCAAGGAGTTCACCAAGGAGCACCCCAACATCACTGTCAAGGTGACCCCCGTCGGCTGGGACGTCGTCCACCAGAAGCTGGTGGCGGCCGCGGCTGCCGGCAAGCTGCCCGACATGGCGCAGATGGGCTCCACGATGATGGGCGAGTTCATCTCCCTAGACGCCCTCGAGCCGGTGGACACCCAGACCTTCGACAAGGACGACTTCTTCCCTGCCGCCTGGAACGGCAACGTCCAGGACGGCAAGGTCTACGGAGTGCCGTGGTACGCCGACACCCGGGCGCTCTACTACCGCACCGACCTCGCCGACAAGGCCGGCGTCACCAAGGCCCCGACCACCTGGAAGGAACAGAGCGACCTCGCCTCCGCGTACCAGCGCAAGGCCGGGGCCGACTGGGGCACGGCCCTCCAGCCCGGCAGTACCGGCGCCTGGCAGGGCTGGCTGCAGTACCTCTACTCGGCGGGCGGCGAGCTGCTCGGCAAGGACGGCAAGCCCGCCCTCGACTCCCCCGAGGCCATCAAGTCGTTCACGGAGTTCGGCCACTACTTCGACGCCGGGCTCGCCAAGAAGAACTTCGTGCCGGGTGAGGACGTCCTCAAGGGCTTCGCCTCGGGCAAGACGCCGATGTTCCAGTCCGGCCCCTGGATGGTGCAGAACATCGCGGACCAGGCGCCCCAGCTGAAGGGGAAGTGGAAGGTGGTGCCGGTGCCGGCCGACAAGACCTCCACGTCCTGGGTCGGCGGCGCCTCACTGGTCACCTTCAAGGACAGCGAACACAAGGCGGCCGCGGAGGAGTTCACCAAGTTCCTCAGCACGCCGAAGATGCAGGCGCACTGGTACGAGATAGCCAAGTCGCTCCCCGCGAACAAGGCCGCATGGAACGAGCCCGCCCTCAAGAGCGGCGGAGAGTCCCTCAGCGCCTTCAAGCAGTCCCTCGACACGGCCGAGGCGGTCCCGCCGATGGCCAAGTGGAACGAATTCGCCGCCCAGATCGAGAGCGCCCTCGAGAAGATCGCGCGTGGTGCCGACCCGGCCGCAACGGCGAAGCAGCTCCAGAAGTCCACCGAGGGCCTGGTGGGCTGACCTCATGAACAGCACCGCCGCCGAGGCCGGCGCGCCGGAACGGGCACCGGGATCCGCACAGCACCCGGCCGTCCAGGGCGCGCCGGCCGAGGAGCCAGGGGCGGCCCGGCCCCGCCGGGACCGGCTGTCCCGGCAGAATCTGGCCGGCTGGCTCTTCTCCACGCCGTTCCTGTCGCTCTTCCTCACCTTCATGGCGTTTCCCATCGTCGCCACGCTGGTGATGAGCTTCACGGACTTCGGCCTCCGCAATGTCACGGACCCGCTCTCGGTGAATTTCATCGGCTTCGACAACTACACGAAGCTCTTCGAGGACGAGAAGTTCGTCCGGGCACTGCTCAACACCGGCTACTTCGTGGTGCTCGGCGTGCCGCTGACCATCGGCAGCGGACTCCTGGCGGCGGTGCTGCTCAACTCCGGCATCGACCGGATGCGCACCTTCTTCCGTGTCGGCTTCTATGCGCCCGTCGTCACCGCCATCGTCGCGGTCGCCGTCATCTGGCGCTTCGTCCTGGACCCCGGCGAAGGACTGATCGCAGGGCTCGGACACCAGATCGGCCTGGACACACCGGACTTCCTCGGCTCCGAGGCGCTTGCCATGCCCTCCCTGATCGTGATGGCGGTCTGGCGCAACATGGGCACCGCAATGGTCCTCTTCCTCGCCGGGCTGCAAGCCATCCCGACCGACGTCCGGGAGGCGGCAAGGATCGACGGTGCGGGGGTCTTCCAGGAGTTCCGCAGGATCACGGTCCCCCTTCTGCGGCCGACCATGCTCTACGTCGCGGTGATGACCTCCATCGGCTTCCTCAACGTCTTCGAGGAGCCGTTCGTGATGACCGACGGCGGCCCGTCGGACAGCACGCTGACGATCTCCCTGCACATGTACCGGGAGGGCTTCAACTTCTTCCACATGGGTTACGCCAGCGCCATGGCGTACGTCCTGTTCGTGATCGTCCTGGCGGTCACGCTGCTCCAGCTCCGTCTGCTGAAGGACAAGACCGCATGAGCGCCACCGAGACCCGAGCCCATTCCGCACCCACGGTCCGCGCCGCGCCGCAGTCCTCGGGCGCCCGCGGCCGCAAGGCGCTCGTCTACGTCCTGCTCAGTGCCGGTCTGCTGGCCATGGCCGCGCCGTTCCTGTGGATGGCGCTGTCGGCCTTCAAGACTCCCCAGGAGCTGGGGGCCAGCCCGCCGGCGTGGATTCCGACCGAGTGGACTCTGCAGAACTTCAGGGATCTGCTGGCGAAGATGGACGTCGGCCGGGCC is drawn from Streptomyces sp. NBC_01717 and contains these coding sequences:
- a CDS encoding ROK family protein — translated: MSTLLTGSEAEGARVVVALDIGGTTLVSGLVTADGTVLHSAARPAVRDGRRDPDLVGTVTVAREMTEAAAAIRAQVVGIGAGFPEYVDATGKLTSREVLDRAVQPADLLDPLIPGRPVVVESDVRCGALAEARFGRGRGLGSFLYVSLGTGLSAAFTQGGRVWEGHRGEAVALGNWEVPASVDPEFSAAVRDGRTPNLEEYVSGAGIAARYAAATGADVTEARQVVLRAAAGDGAAAALLTTAGRALGAALGWAVSLLDPEAIVIGGGLGTAGGLLHEAAWDTYAERSPRPGRPPMRYAELGERSGLLGAALGVWDHPAVNGSARCASRSRPLAPHRTP
- a CDS encoding LacI family DNA-binding transcriptional regulator, whose product is MSTPTVYDVAEQSGVSIATVSRVYRNPDSVRASTRERVLAAGRELGYVPSGSARGLASRTTGVLGLYFPDIHDAVAESVPTVDDTELMLYSDQVIRGMERAARQHGYALLIAAAHAERASEQLAEVAGRVDGLALLAQTGIASEDLEVISRRLPVVMLAGDRDADHDHIEVANFDGQLELTRHLIADHRLRRLAFIGGPADSPDGEARFRGFQAAHLEAGLPLPQQPDARGDLTQDAGRRAVEGLLDLPGQRPQGLVLANDQMAVGALHALASHGIGVPGDMTVTGFDGIPLSRVVRPALTTVRQPMGRLGQEAVELLVARIADRQRVSVARVLPVTLMRRASCGCATQ
- a CDS encoding extracellular solute-binding protein, producing MSRIAKSVGLAMTVVSAIGLTACGSSGGNGVAADAKQTVTVWAMGEEGARLQSVTKEFTKEHPNITVKVTPVGWDVVHQKLVAAAAAGKLPDMAQMGSTMMGEFISLDALEPVDTQTFDKDDFFPAAWNGNVQDGKVYGVPWYADTRALYYRTDLADKAGVTKAPTTWKEQSDLASAYQRKAGADWGTALQPGSTGAWQGWLQYLYSAGGELLGKDGKPALDSPEAIKSFTEFGHYFDAGLAKKNFVPGEDVLKGFASGKTPMFQSGPWMVQNIADQAPQLKGKWKVVPVPADKTSTSWVGGASLVTFKDSEHKAAAEEFTKFLSTPKMQAHWYEIAKSLPANKAAWNEPALKSGGESLSAFKQSLDTAEAVPPMAKWNEFAAQIESALEKIARGADPAATAKQLQKSTEGLVG
- a CDS encoding carbohydrate ABC transporter permease produces the protein MNSTAAEAGAPERAPGSAQHPAVQGAPAEEPGAARPRRDRLSRQNLAGWLFSTPFLSLFLTFMAFPIVATLVMSFTDFGLRNVTDPLSVNFIGFDNYTKLFEDEKFVRALLNTGYFVVLGVPLTIGSGLLAAVLLNSGIDRMRTFFRVGFYAPVVTAIVAVAVIWRFVLDPGEGLIAGLGHQIGLDTPDFLGSEALAMPSLIVMAVWRNMGTAMVLFLAGLQAIPTDVREAARIDGAGVFQEFRRITVPLLRPTMLYVAVMTSIGFLNVFEEPFVMTDGGPSDSTLTISLHMYREGFNFFHMGYASAMAYVLFVIVLAVTLLQLRLLKDKTA